In Calothrix sp. PCC 7507, one DNA window encodes the following:
- a CDS encoding AAA family ATPase, translated as MNAMLTEFTLANFKSYSTSGTLSLSKSRLPLGSLTVLIGANAAGKSNALEGLRFLSWLAQGQKLSSIQYAVNSAERVVRGRVNDLCHRGESNFTIGCRLDSPDWNQLDITLNVRDGELHISSERIVGSTSQVPLYDLDQPSQGVGTDVGVAYNNFTRGKNKPRIMCSDQMAIFVQLDTPAHFDAKYPISQKIIPDTVREYQRILKNILFLDPVPARMREYSFKSDKRLQEDGTNLSSVLYRLWEKQAENQQAILNFIQSLPEQAIDGLDFLFGPRDEVMVQLAETFGNTRRYCEAALLSDGTLRVLAIAAAMLSAPVGSLVVIEEIDNGVHPNRAQHLLASIRDIAERRKLRVLLSTHNPALMDALPDAALGDVVFCFRDPESGDSRLVRLGEMYDFPSLISQGPLGQLVTAGVVDRFVKSPHTPEDRKQQAMEWLSRLQEYGNE; from the coding sequence ATGAACGCCATGCTAACCGAATTTACCCTCGCCAACTTCAAAAGTTACAGTACAAGTGGTACTCTGAGCCTGTCGAAGAGCCGATTGCCCCTTGGATCGCTAACCGTACTAATCGGAGCCAATGCCGCAGGCAAAAGTAACGCCCTTGAAGGTTTGCGCTTTCTGTCATGGCTGGCACAAGGGCAAAAACTCTCCAGCATTCAATATGCGGTGAATAGTGCAGAGCGCGTTGTACGCGGTCGAGTAAATGACTTGTGCCATCGGGGAGAGTCAAATTTTACCATCGGTTGCCGTTTAGACTCCCCAGACTGGAACCAACTCGATATAACCCTGAATGTGCGTGACGGAGAACTGCACATCAGTAGTGAGCGAATCGTTGGCTCGACAAGTCAAGTGCCGCTATATGACCTAGATCAACCTTCTCAAGGAGTAGGGACTGATGTTGGTGTCGCATATAACAACTTTACAAGGGGGAAGAACAAGCCACGAATAATGTGCAGCGATCAGATGGCTATATTCGTGCAATTAGACACCCCTGCCCATTTTGATGCAAAGTACCCCATATCCCAAAAGATAATTCCTGATACCGTCCGCGAATATCAACGAATTTTAAAGAACATCCTGTTTCTAGATCCCGTTCCCGCCAGAATGCGGGAGTACAGCTTCAAATCTGATAAGCGATTACAAGAAGATGGTACCAATCTTTCCAGCGTCCTGTATCGCTTGTGGGAGAAGCAAGCCGAAAATCAACAGGCAATTCTCAACTTTATCCAGAGTCTACCAGAACAGGCTATAGATGGGCTAGATTTCCTTTTCGGCCCACGGGATGAAGTCATGGTGCAACTAGCAGAAACCTTTGGCAATACCCGTCGCTATTGTGAGGCCGCATTATTATCCGATGGCACTTTGCGGGTGTTAGCGATCGCGGCGGCTATGCTATCGGCACCCGTTGGTAGTTTAGTGGTAATCGAGGAAATCGACAACGGCGTTCATCCCAACCGGGCCCAGCATCTACTTGCCAGCATCCGGGATATTGCCGAGCGGCGGAAATTGCGGGTGCTGCTTTCTACCCACAACCCAGCCTTAATGGATGCCTTACCCGATGCTGCCCTCGGTGATGTAGTGTTTTGTTTCCGAGATCCAGAGTCAGGAGATAGCCGCCTTGTACGGCTTGGAGAGATGTACGATTTCCCCAGTCTGATATCTCAGGGGCCGCTCGGTCAACTGGTAACTGCTGGGGTAGTAGATCGGTTTGTTAAGTCGCCGCACACACCTGAAGACAGAAAACAGCAAGCTATGGAATGGCTGTCTCGTTTGCAGGAGTACGGCAATGAGTAG
- a CDS encoding type II toxin-antitoxin system VapC family toxin has protein sequence MSSICLIDTSIFLEILNVPNYNQHRASVLQDFQTYAQSGCTFLLPMATILETGNHIAQNGDGTMRRKTAKRFVEEVKKAFTGEAPWKPTTFPNTAEILEWIDDFPDLAGRNKAPLKSEGTSFGDMSIIQEFRKSCNLFQMSEVFIWSLDSDLQNYHQRGK, from the coding sequence ATGAGTAGTATCTGCCTGATAGATACCAGCATATTCCTCGAAATACTCAACGTCCCCAACTATAACCAGCATAGAGCATCAGTCCTCCAAGATTTTCAGACCTATGCTCAATCTGGTTGTACTTTTTTGTTGCCTATGGCGACGATCCTCGAAACAGGCAACCACATTGCCCAGAACGGCGATGGCACAATGCGAAGGAAAACCGCCAAACGTTTTGTTGAAGAAGTTAAAAAAGCATTCACAGGCGAAGCTCCCTGGAAACCTACTACATTCCCGAACACCGCAGAGATATTGGAATGGATTGACGACTTCCCCGATCTGGCTGGCAGAAACAAAGCTCCTCTTAAGTCAGAAGGAACCAGCTTTGGAGATATGAGCATCATTCAGGAATTTCGTAAGTCTTGTAATCTTTTCCAAATGAGTGAAGTGTTTATCTGGTCACTAGACAGCGATTTACAGAATTATCACCAAAGGGGAAAATGA